One Physeter macrocephalus isolate SW-GA chromosome 19, ASM283717v5, whole genome shotgun sequence genomic window carries:
- the LOC112064085 gene encoding macrophage migration inhibitory factor-like: MPIFLVNTNVPRASVPDGLLSDFTQQLAQATGKPAQYVAVHVVPDQLLAFSGSSEPCALCSLHSIGKMDGAQNRSDSKLQ, from the coding sequence ATGCCGATATTCCTGGTGAACACCAACGTGCCCCGCGCCTCTGTGCCGGACGGGCTCCTCTCCGATTTCACCCAGCAGCTGGCGCAGGCCACGGGCAAGCCGGCGCAGTACGTCGCGGTGCACGTGGTCCCGGACCAGCTCCTGGCTTTCAGCGGCTCCAGCGAGCCGTGCGCGCTCTGCAGCCTGCACAGCATCGGCAAGATGGACGGTGCGCAGAACCGCTCCGACAGCAAGCTGCAGTGA
- the MIF gene encoding macrophage migration inhibitory factor yields CASVPDGLLSELTQQLAQATGKPAQYIAVHVVPDQLMAFGGSSEPCALCSLHSIGKIGGAQNRSYSKLLCGLLAERLRISPDRIYINYYDMNAANVGWNGSTFA; encoded by the exons TGCGCCTCTGTGCCGGACGGGCTCCTCTCCGAGCTCACCCAGCAGCTGGCGCAGGCCACGGGCAAGCCGGCGCAG TACATCGCGGTGCACGTGGTGCCGGACCAACTCATGGCCTTCGGGGGCTCCAGCGAGCCGTGCGCGCTCTGCAGCCTGCACAGCATCGGCAAGATCGGCGGCGCGCAGAACCGCTCCTACAGCAAGCTGCTGTGCGGCCTGCTGGCCGAACGCCTGCGCATCAGCCCGGACAG GATCTATATCAACTACTACGACATGAACGCGGCTAACGTGGGCTGGAACGGCTCCACGTTCGCCTGA